A window from Cryptomeria japonica chromosome 1, Sugi_1.0, whole genome shotgun sequence encodes these proteins:
- the LOC131044914 gene encoding probable 2' cyclic ADP-D-ribose synthase BdTIR, giving the protein MGNILSSHSPSPLSDANPSFHYLVPHTAYKVFINHRGKDTKQSLVSSVYHNLDNRGVKVFLDKMCLRPGQYIPQALICAIRSASVHVVILSPNYAESEWCLDELLLICRTGAPIVPVFWEIRPSDVRMENKNGVYAKAFRKHNKVGKFDSRTLEKWKEALRWVSLLQGFISEGEQGEMVEKITACVARYNEMASRQTI; this is encoded by the exons ATGGGAAATATCCTCTCTTCCCATTCTCCATCCCCGCTATCTGATGCCAATCCCTCTTTCCACTATCTTGTTCCCCACACTGCATACAAGGTTTTCATTAATCACCGCGGAAAAGATACAAAGCAATCTCTTGTAAGTTCCGTATATCATAATCTTGATAATAGAGGAGTCAAAGTGTTTCTGGATAAAATGTGTCTGCGACCGGGACAATACATACCCCAAGCTCTGATTTGCGCAATACGCAGTGCTTCAGTTCATGTTGTAATCTTATCTCCGAACTATGCTGAATCTGAGTGGTGTTTGGATGAGCTACTTCTGATCTGTAGAACGGGGGCCCCAATTGTTCCCGTGTTTTGGGAGATTCGACCCTCTGACGTGCGAATGGAGAACAAGAATGGAGTGTATGCAAAAGCTTTCCGAAAGCACAACAAGGTTGGAAAATTCGATAGTCGAACGCTTGAGAAATGGAAAGAAGCTCTGCGCTGGGTCTCACTCCTGCAGGGCTTTATTAGTGAAGG TGAGCAAGGAGAGATGGTGGAGAAAATCACAGCGTGTGTGGCACGATACAATGAAATGGCTTCAAGGCAAACTATTTGA